The Sulfurospirillum diekertiae genomic sequence GACAACCAAATCGAAATTTGCGACATCATAATTTTGATAGTTACTTAAAGTAGCTTTTTGGTACGTGGCAGCGGTGGAAAGAGTAGCATCGACTAATGAAACAAGCTCTTGAGTTGTTGCTTCATTGGCTCCGATTAAAAGTAGATTAACGCTCATGTACTTCCTTTAAATCAGTATATTAATGACAAAATAATGAAAAGTATCGCCCCTATTCTATGCGCTCTTTTCAATCAAGCAATTCTCTACCTTTATATTATAGACAAAAGGTTGGACAAAAAAGGGACGAAAAATAAGCAATGCTTTTGTTCGAATCATAGTACAATAATCCAAAATTTAATAAGGGGTTTGTATGTTTGACATTCAAAACTATTACAGCTTTATAGCTGCGATTTTAGTTTTTCAACTGATACCGGGTGCGGGAACCATTGCAATTTTGAATGCGACGGCTCGTAATGGTATTCAAGCAGGACTTGGTGCTGTTTTTGGAACACTCTTAGGTGATTTTGCCTTTATGATAGCTGCTCTAGCAGGACTTGCAGCTATTATGCAACAAAATCCTTTTTTGTTTGAAATTCTTCAATATTTTGGTGCAGGCTACTTATGTTGGTTAGGAATTGGTTTGCTTCGTTCTAAAATTGAACCAGAGACAGGAAAAGTAGAACCCAAAAAGTCAGCCTTGATTTATTTTAAACAGGCCTTTTTTGTAAGCATCACCAACCCAAAAGTCATGCTCTTCTTTGTAGCATTTTTTCCGCTTTTCTTACGCCCGGATGCTTCCAGTGTAACACTTGGTGCTATGATTTTACATGTAAGCCTTATCAGCCTTGTATATCAAACGCTTTTAGTCCTTTTGGGCAATACGTTAGCGCATAAACTCAAAACTTTCCCTCTTGCGCGTAAAATAGCAACACGTCTTGCAGGTATTGCGCTGATTGCTTTTGGCATTAAACTCGCCAGTAACAACCGTTAAGCGTTGTGATAAATGCCTCCTAGACATATCTTACTTGCACTCAGTGTCGTTGTCATCTGGGGAGTTAATTTTGTAGTGATTCAAGTCGCTCTTCAAGAATTACCTCCCCTCTTGCTCACGTTTTTACGTTTCTTTTTTGTTGCGTTTCCAGCGGTCTTCTTTTTCAAGCGCCCTCAAAACACCTCTTGGAAAATGCTCTTTTATTATTCATTGAGCATGTTTATACTGGACTTTGCCTTTTTATTTTCAGGTATGTACTCAGGGGTAAGTTCGGGTATTGCTTCGCTCGCCCTTCAAACCCAAGTCTTTTTTACCGCCATTTTAGCGGTCATTTTCATCAAAGAAAAGATGACTATGGCTAAAACCATTGGTGCGATGGTTGCATTTTCTGGTATCGTATTTGTGGGTTTTCACACCGGTGGTGATGTCAATCTCTTGGGGCTTGTATTGGTCGAATGTGCGGCTCTTTCATGGGCGATTGGCAATCTTGTCTCCAAACAGATTGGTAAAGTGGATATGCTTAGTCTTGTTGTCTGGGGAAGTTTCATCTCGCTTCCGTTTTTACTAGCACTCTCCTATATCTTTGAATCGCATCTGTGGAACTTGGGAATATTCACACATCTCACCTTCAAAAGTATTGGCGCTATTGTGTATCTTGCTTATCCTGTCACATTTTTTTGGCTTTGGTGTTTGGAGTTGGTTGCTGAGTCGTTACCCAGCCACGACCGTTGCTCCTTTTACGCTTTTAGTACCTGTGGTAGGATTTTCTGCTTCAGCCATTTTAGTAGGAGAAGCCTTACCCAGTTGGAAGCTCATTGCGGCTTGTTTAATCGTTACAGGGCTTTTCATCAACCTCTATGGAGATCGCCTCACTAAGCGAACTTAATCCTTATAACATCACATCTTTTTTAAACTACTACCTTTTTTGGTAACCGTTTTGTTTTTTTTTATAGACTAAAATGACCAGAACAATTCCAAAAAAGGTTCTCTGTGCTATTTAAAACGAAAATTATTCTGACGGTATCTGTTTTAATGTTTTTAAGTCTTATCTCCTTTAGCCTCTTTAGCTATCAAGATACCAAAGAGAACAGCATTCATCAAATAGAATCAAGCCTAACAATGGCATCGCGTTCTTTTAAAGACTATATAGATCTTCTGTTGAGTACAAAAAAGAATAACATCGAAAGTGCTTCACGCTATTACAAAGACATTGACATCAGA encodes the following:
- a CDS encoding LysE family translocator → MFDIQNYYSFIAAILVFQLIPGAGTIAILNATARNGIQAGLGAVFGTLLGDFAFMIAALAGLAAIMQQNPFLFEILQYFGAGYLCWLGIGLLRSKIEPETGKVEPKKSALIYFKQAFFVSITNPKVMLFFVAFFPLFLRPDASSVTLGAMILHVSLISLVYQTLLVLLGNTLAHKLKTFPLARKIATRLAGIALIAFGIKLASNNR
- a CDS encoding EamA family transporter encodes the protein MLILSHFFGFGVWSWLLSRYPATTVAPFTLLVPVVGFSASAILVGEALPSWKLIAACLIVTGLFINLYGDRLTKRT